A window of Paraburkholderia bryophila contains these coding sequences:
- the rhmD gene encoding L-rhamnonate dehydratase, giving the protein MAMPTIRHVRAFTVRGGGADYHDQPGGHWIDDHISTPMARYPEYRQSRQSFGINVLGTLVVEIEASDGTVGFAVTTGGEIGAFIVEKHLARFLEGQLVTDIEKMWDQMYFSTLYYGRKGVVLNTISGVDLALWDLLAKVRKEPVYQLLGGPVRDELVFYATGARPDLAKEMGFIGGKLPLQHGPAEGEAGLKQNLDKLAEMRSRVGDDFWLMYDCWMSLDVPYATRFAHAAHEYGLKWIEEALPPDDYWGYAELRRNVPRGMMVSTGEHEATRWGFRMLLEMQCCDLIQPDVGWCGGMTELIKISALADAHNVMVVPHGSSVYSYHFVVTRHNSPFAEFLMMAPKADEVVPMFTPLLLDEPVPVNGRMKVPDTPGFGVRLNPECALVRPYPR; this is encoded by the coding sequence ATGGCCATGCCCACCATCCGGCACGTGCGTGCCTTCACTGTTCGCGGCGGCGGAGCGGACTATCACGACCAACCTGGCGGACACTGGATCGACGATCATATTTCCACGCCGATGGCGCGTTATCCGGAGTACCGGCAGAGCCGCCAGTCGTTCGGGATCAACGTGCTCGGCACACTGGTGGTGGAGATCGAAGCCAGCGACGGCACCGTCGGCTTCGCCGTGACCACGGGCGGCGAGATCGGCGCGTTTATCGTCGAGAAACATCTCGCGCGTTTTCTCGAAGGGCAACTCGTGACCGACATCGAGAAGATGTGGGATCAGATGTACTTCTCGACCTTGTATTACGGCCGCAAGGGCGTGGTGCTCAATACCATTTCAGGCGTCGATCTCGCACTCTGGGATCTGCTCGCGAAAGTGCGCAAGGAACCGGTGTACCAACTATTGGGCGGACCGGTTCGCGACGAGCTCGTGTTCTATGCGACCGGCGCGCGGCCGGATCTTGCTAAGGAGATGGGGTTCATCGGCGGCAAGCTGCCGTTGCAACATGGACCCGCCGAAGGCGAAGCGGGCCTCAAGCAGAATCTCGACAAGCTCGCCGAAATGCGCAGCCGCGTCGGCGACGACTTCTGGTTGATGTACGACTGCTGGATGAGCCTCGACGTGCCGTACGCAACGCGCTTCGCGCACGCGGCGCACGAGTACGGCCTGAAGTGGATCGAAGAAGCGCTGCCGCCCGACGACTACTGGGGTTACGCCGAACTGCGCCGCAACGTGCCGCGCGGCATGATGGTGTCGACCGGCGAGCATGAAGCAACACGTTGGGGTTTCCGCATGTTGCTGGAGATGCAATGCTGCGATCTGATTCAACCCGATGTCGGCTGGTGCGGCGGCATGACCGAGTTGATCAAGATTTCCGCGCTGGCCGATGCTCACAATGTGATGGTGGTGCCGCACGGTTCGTCGGTGTACAGCTATCACTTCGTCGTCACGCGGCACAACTCGCCGTTCGCCGAGTTTCTGATGATGGCGCCCAAAGCCGACGAAGTCGTGCCGATGTTCACGCCGCTGTTGCTCGACGAACCGGTGCCCGTGAACGGACGCATGAAAGTACCGGACACACCGGGCTTCGGCGTGAGACTGAATCCGGAATGCGCGCTGGTGCGGCCGTATCCGCGTTAA
- a CDS encoding MFS transporter produces the protein MDPQANSSLEAINSKVMRRLLPFLLLMYVLAFLDRANIGFAQKALQHDTGLSNAAFAFGAGVFFVGYALFEVPSNLLLHRFGARVWMCRIMVTWGLVSASMCLAHTATTFYALRFLLGVAEAGFFPGVIYYLTHWFPQRARARAVGVFYFGAPLAFIFGSPLSGSLLELHGAWGLAGWQWLFLVEGVLASAVGVWALWYLDNRPDDAQWLDPQERASLRAALEDDARAASAHGPHRILAALVDRRVLLLSAIYLLIQMSVYGVIFYLPQQVAALLGTTVGLRVGLVAALPWMCALAVTWYVPRRADRTGGHRRWAVALLVLAGLGIAASGLAHNPVLGLIALCCAASGFIAAQPLFWTFPTRTLTGAAAAGGIALINSLGGLGGFFAPSLRTAAERAFSSTSAGLVVLGVSSLLAALLIGTLLRRDASGANDSFQTLLHRAR, from the coding sequence ATGGACCCGCAGGCGAACAGTTCGCTGGAGGCGATCAACAGCAAGGTCATGCGCCGGCTGTTGCCGTTTCTCCTGCTCATGTATGTGCTGGCGTTTCTCGACCGCGCCAATATCGGTTTTGCGCAGAAGGCATTGCAGCACGATACGGGTCTGTCGAACGCGGCGTTCGCGTTTGGCGCGGGCGTGTTTTTCGTCGGCTATGCGCTGTTCGAGGTGCCGAGCAATCTGCTGTTGCATCGCTTCGGCGCGCGGGTCTGGATGTGCCGGATCATGGTCACGTGGGGGCTCGTTTCAGCCTCGATGTGTCTGGCGCACACGGCCACCACGTTCTACGCGCTGCGCTTTCTGCTCGGCGTCGCCGAAGCGGGTTTCTTTCCCGGCGTGATCTATTACCTGACTCACTGGTTTCCGCAGCGCGCACGAGCGCGGGCGGTCGGCGTGTTTTATTTCGGTGCGCCGCTGGCGTTTATCTTCGGCAGTCCGTTATCGGGTTCGCTGCTGGAGTTGCATGGCGCGTGGGGTCTCGCCGGCTGGCAATGGCTCTTTCTGGTGGAAGGTGTGTTGGCGTCGGCGGTGGGCGTGTGGGCGCTCTGGTATCTCGACAACCGTCCCGACGACGCGCAATGGCTCGATCCGCAAGAGCGCGCCAGTCTGCGTGCAGCACTCGAAGACGATGCGCGCGCCGCGTCCGCGCATGGACCGCATCGCATTCTCGCCGCACTGGTGGATCGTCGCGTGTTGCTGCTGTCGGCGATCTATCTGCTGATTCAAATGAGCGTGTACGGCGTGATCTTCTATCTGCCGCAACAGGTCGCGGCTTTGCTCGGGACAACCGTCGGTTTGCGCGTGGGTCTCGTCGCCGCGCTGCCGTGGATGTGCGCGCTGGCTGTCACCTGGTACGTGCCGCGCCGCGCGGATCGCACAGGCGGACATCGGCGTTGGGCCGTCGCATTGCTGGTGCTTGCCGGGCTCGGCATCGCTGCGTCGGGACTTGCGCATAACCCTGTGCTCGGGTTAATCGCCTTGTGTTGCGCGGCGAGCGGCTTCATCGCGGCGCAACCGCTGTTCTGGACGTTCCCCACCCGCACGCTCACGGGCGCTGCCGCTGCCGGCGGCATCGCGCTGATCAATTCGCTCGGTGGACTCGGCGGCTTCTTTGCGCCGAGCTTGCGGACCGCGGCGGAACGCGCGTTTTCGTCGACGTCGGCGGGACTGGTGGTGCTGGGCGTCTCCAGTCTGCTCGCCGCGCTGCTGATCGGCACGCTGTTGCGCCGCGACGCGAGCGGGGCGAACGATTCTTTCCAAACCTTATTGCATCGCGCCCGCTAG
- a CDS encoding SDR family NAD(P)-dependent oxidoreductase, with product MNRIDLEGRVVAITGGARGIGYAVAQRALNSGASVALWDIDADRLARSQRELSELGKVTAVSVELTQEAAVAEAVAQTVAAHGAIDVLINCAGITGGNGATWELEPDVWRRVIDVNLIGPYLTCRAVVPQMLKQGYGRIVNIASVAGKEGNPNASHYSASKAGLIGLTKSLGKELATKNILVNAVTPAAAKTEIFDSMSQQHIDYMLSKIPMNRFLLPEEAASLILWLSSEDCAFSTGSVFDLSGGRATY from the coding sequence ATGAATCGGATCGATCTGGAGGGACGCGTGGTCGCCATTACCGGCGGCGCACGCGGTATCGGCTACGCGGTGGCGCAACGGGCGCTGAACTCGGGCGCGTCCGTCGCGCTCTGGGACATCGACGCGGACCGCCTCGCGCGCAGCCAGCGCGAGTTGAGCGAACTCGGCAAAGTCACCGCCGTCAGCGTCGAACTCACGCAGGAAGCCGCCGTTGCTGAAGCGGTCGCGCAAACCGTCGCCGCGCACGGCGCGATCGACGTGCTGATCAATTGCGCCGGCATCACCGGCGGCAACGGCGCGACGTGGGAACTGGAGCCCGACGTGTGGCGCCGCGTGATCGACGTGAACCTGATCGGCCCGTATCTCACCTGCCGCGCGGTTGTGCCGCAAATGCTCAAGCAGGGCTATGGACGCATCGTCAATATCGCCTCGGTGGCCGGCAAGGAAGGCAATCCCAACGCCTCGCACTACAGCGCCTCCAAGGCGGGGCTCATCGGCCTGACCAAATCGCTCGGCAAGGAACTCGCGACGAAGAACATTCTCGTCAACGCCGTCACGCCCGCTGCGGCCAAAACCGAAATCTTCGATTCGATGTCGCAACAACATATCGACTACATGTTGTCGAAGATCCCAATGAACCGTTTCCTGTTGCCGGAAGAAGCGGCCTCGCTGATTCTGTGGCTGTCGTCCGAAGACTGCGCGTTCAGCACGGGCTCGGTGTTCGACCTGTCCGGCGGCCGCGCGACTTACTGA
- a CDS encoding GlxA family transcriptional regulator codes for MRFGIVLLPNFTLTAFSGFVDLLRLASDEGDLSRPVRCAWSIIGESLTPIRASCGIQVTPWVTFEEAGELDYLVVVGGLLHAGSSASNATLAFIRETAAGSATLVGICTGVFALMRADVMKGYRLCVSWFHYWDFIERFPQTDERHLVADRLFVIDRRRITCSGGRASIDVAAAILLRHVDASIVQKALRILLVDDAEKGNAPQPHPPGLRPATHPKVRRAILLMEQHIGQPLSLSELAHRLEMSVRQIERLFNSEVGSAPLSYGRQLRIRTAAWLLTSSDRTITDIASSCGFSDASHLGREFKKEYGETPNVFRAQSAQPTARVSV; via the coding sequence ATCCGCTTTGGGATCGTCCTGCTGCCGAACTTCACGTTGACGGCCTTCTCGGGATTCGTCGACCTGCTTCGACTCGCCAGCGACGAAGGCGATCTGAGCCGGCCGGTTCGCTGCGCGTGGAGCATTATCGGCGAATCGCTGACGCCGATCCGCGCCAGTTGCGGGATCCAGGTGACGCCCTGGGTGACGTTTGAAGAAGCCGGCGAACTGGACTATCTGGTTGTGGTCGGCGGCCTGCTTCACGCCGGTTCATCCGCCAGCAACGCGACCCTGGCGTTCATTCGCGAGACTGCCGCGGGGAGCGCGACCCTCGTCGGCATCTGCACGGGTGTCTTCGCGTTGATGCGGGCTGACGTGATGAAAGGGTATCGCCTGTGCGTGAGCTGGTTTCACTACTGGGATTTTATCGAGCGCTTTCCGCAAACCGACGAACGTCATCTCGTCGCGGACCGGCTGTTCGTTATCGACCGGCGGCGCATTACCTGTTCAGGCGGACGTGCGTCGATCGATGTCGCGGCTGCCATTCTTCTTCGTCATGTCGATGCCAGCATCGTTCAGAAAGCGCTTCGAATCCTGCTGGTCGACGACGCGGAGAAGGGCAATGCGCCGCAACCGCATCCACCGGGCCTCCGGCCGGCCACCCACCCGAAGGTGCGACGAGCCATCCTGTTGATGGAGCAACATATTGGGCAGCCGCTCAGTCTGAGCGAACTGGCGCATCGGCTGGAGATGTCCGTGCGGCAGATCGAGCGGTTGTTCAATAGCGAAGTGGGAAGCGCGCCGCTCTCCTACGGTCGTCAGCTACGTATTCGAACCGCTGCATGGCTCCTGACCAGTTCCGATCGCACCATCACCGATATCGCATCTTCATGCGGGTTTTCAGACGCCTCGCATCTGGGCCGGGAATTCAAAAAAGAATATGGCGAAACGCCTAACGTCTTCCGGGCGCAAAGTGCCCAGCCGACTGCCCGTGTTTCAGTGTAA
- a CDS encoding LysR substrate-binding domain-containing protein translates to MQKKQLFADRLLAQMPSLRALRCFVTAARYESFTQAAEVLCVTQAAISRQIKELEDTLDVALFERTGRHIALTDSGRILYNASYLSIMNIAEAAEVVRRSDKQALNIYVSHTFSALWLSSRLPRLRKRFPEIKLNVTVTEHFMELDDLMQPDVIITKNPPRELQYDVEPLFHDVVYPVCSQAFFERHFQGKALKPLDLLTEPTLNLSLLGRAQVCEHVDWRVWRNWFQQGDGSDRYAPGEHFESNDYRLLVSLAEAGEGTLLGWHHLVHRQIDQGLLVRPVRDSLVFQDRHHYVITHKNAKSRPEYLKFRQWIAEEVDDMMKGWPKAADGAAQPVIQLAQ, encoded by the coding sequence ATGCAGAAGAAACAACTATTCGCCGACAGGCTGCTCGCACAAATGCCGTCGTTACGCGCGTTGCGCTGTTTCGTGACGGCTGCGCGCTACGAGAGTTTCACGCAGGCCGCCGAAGTGCTATGCGTGACACAGGCCGCTATCAGCAGACAAATCAAGGAGCTCGAAGATACGCTCGACGTCGCGCTGTTCGAGCGGACCGGGCGGCACATCGCGCTGACGGATTCGGGCCGCATCCTGTACAACGCCTCGTATCTCTCGATCATGAATATCGCCGAGGCGGCCGAGGTTGTGCGGCGCTCGGACAAGCAGGCGTTGAACATTTACGTCTCTCACACGTTTTCCGCGTTGTGGCTGTCGTCACGGCTGCCGCGTTTGCGCAAGCGGTTTCCGGAAATCAAACTCAACGTGACCGTCACCGAGCACTTCATGGAGCTCGACGACCTCATGCAGCCTGACGTCATCATTACCAAGAATCCGCCGCGCGAACTGCAATACGACGTCGAGCCGCTCTTTCACGATGTCGTGTACCCGGTGTGCAGCCAGGCGTTCTTCGAACGCCACTTTCAGGGCAAGGCGCTGAAGCCGCTCGACCTGCTGACGGAACCCACGCTCAACCTCTCGCTGCTCGGCCGCGCCCAGGTTTGCGAACACGTCGACTGGCGCGTCTGGCGCAACTGGTTCCAGCAAGGCGATGGCTCGGACCGGTACGCGCCGGGCGAACACTTCGAGAGTAACGACTACCGCTTGCTCGTCTCGTTGGCGGAAGCGGGAGAAGGGACGCTGCTGGGCTGGCATCACCTGGTGCACCGTCAAATCGACCAGGGGCTTCTGGTGCGGCCCGTGCGCGATTCTCTGGTCTTTCAGGACCGGCATCATTACGTCATTACTCACAAGAACGCAAAGAGCCGGCCCGAGTACCTGAAGTTCAGACAATGGATCGCGGAGGAAGTCGACGACATGATGAAAGGTTGGCCAAAGGCGGCGGACGGCGCAGCGCAGCCGGTCATTCAACTTGCTCAATGA
- a CDS encoding pyrroline-5-carboxylate reductase: MRLGFIGTGTITRAVVTGLIHVGAPFEHICLSPRNADVGIALAALDPRISVCGTNQQVLDASDVVCLAVVPTIAPEVLGALQFEARHHVVSFIAGVSLAALQRMVGAVDAIVRAVPLPAVAAGMGSTAICPPDEITRRLFAWLGTPVEVSDERKFDALSAVTATMASFYAVLDAQAEWLVQQGIDHDSARAYLGGYCRGLAHETSESGASFSALVAASMTPGGINEQLHNELSVKGTYSHYREALDHVLRRVEGR, translated from the coding sequence ATGCGACTCGGATTCATTGGTACAGGCACGATTACACGCGCTGTCGTGACGGGGCTGATTCATGTCGGCGCGCCCTTCGAGCATATCTGTCTTTCACCGCGCAACGCCGATGTCGGCATCGCGCTGGCGGCACTCGATCCACGTATTTCGGTCTGCGGGACAAACCAGCAGGTGCTCGACGCCAGTGACGTGGTGTGTCTCGCCGTCGTGCCGACCATTGCACCGGAGGTGCTTGGCGCGCTCCAGTTCGAGGCGCGTCATCATGTCGTCAGCTTCATTGCGGGCGTGTCGCTAGCAGCTTTGCAGCGGATGGTCGGCGCGGTGGACGCAATCGTGCGCGCGGTACCGTTGCCGGCCGTGGCGGCGGGGATGGGAAGCACGGCCATTTGCCCGCCGGATGAGATCACGCGCCGGCTTTTTGCCTGGCTCGGCACGCCGGTCGAAGTGAGCGACGAAAGAAAGTTCGATGCGCTGTCGGCGGTGACGGCGACCATGGCGAGCTTCTACGCCGTCCTCGACGCCCAGGCAGAATGGCTGGTGCAGCAAGGAATCGACCACGACTCGGCGCGAGCCTACCTTGGTGGCTACTGCAGAGGGCTCGCCCATGAAACGTCGGAGAGCGGGGCATCGTTCTCCGCGTTGGTTGCGGCGTCCATGACGCCTGGGGGCATCAATGAACAGCTTCACAACGAGTTGTCGGTCAAGGGCACGTACTCGCACTATCGCGAAGCGCTCGACCATGTGCTCAGGCGTGTGGAAGGACGCTAG